One stretch of Prinia subflava isolate CZ2003 ecotype Zambia chromosome 7, Cam_Psub_1.2, whole genome shotgun sequence DNA includes these proteins:
- the ZBTB49 gene encoding zinc finger and BTB domain-containing protein 49: protein MDTVASHSCHLLQQLHEQRIQGLLCDCMLVVKGVCFKAHKNVLAAFSQYFRTLFQNSSGQKNDVFHLDIKNVGGIGQILDFMYTSHLDLSQDNVQAMLDIAQCLQVQNVLNICHSFLKSCTAVEQAGSSVFSLQSALGTDSGCAGDSYGTNLLSECSAGTQANKALAEHHSHPPQAVHLHTPAGEAQKPPQDSLDSNCTELPFKQPNYYYKLRNFYSKQFYKQNACSDHERGAEPSFSYNTSTEINAVENNSCTVNHSECILETSDHLPSNFLVQSASEAAPDQNAESTVMQPTRQMRLKKAIHLKKLNFLRSQKSAEQLPEPQRGDSRITEVIEPVNESTTDTTDVRVTDEKEAEDSVNSENFEQTVEVERAQGSLEQDGQSQTLQSQKQYTCELCGKAFKHPSNLELHKRSHTGEKPFECNICGKHFSQAGNLQTHLRRHSGEKPYICEICGKRFAASGDVQRHIIIHSGEKPHLCDICGRGFSNFSNLKEHKKTHTADKVFTCDECGKSFNMQRKLVKHRIRHTGERPYSCSACGKCFAGSGDLRRHVRTHTGEKPYTCETCHKCFTRSAVLRRHRKMHCKASEEGPSALEELTQGIETSDLDKSQSSDSFGPEMSVTLLPVSVKFPLHPAGNAAEFDSAADSYCKLRSMIQHHDSANAEKLGVDAAKLLKGQQSPPPPYAYTDVDVSSAEEPLQAEGIPLIRSSVAGLDGHCSEPLGSRASSAAYKGNEGPFFSSMTLWGLAMKTLQNESELEQ from the exons ATGGACACTGTTGCTAGCCATAGCTGtcaccttctccagcagctccatgaaCAGCGCATTCAGGGGCTTCTCTGTGACTGCATGCTGGTGGTGAAGGGAGTCTGCTTCAAAGCACACAAAAATGTATTAGCTGCTTTCAGTCAATATTTCAG GACCCTTTTCCAGAATTCTTCAGGCCAGAAGAATGATGTGTTCCACTTGGACATTAAAAATGTAGGTGGCATAGGCCAGATCCTGGACTTCATGTACACCTCCCACCTGGATCTTAGTCAGGACAATGTACAAGCTATGCTGGACATTGCACAGTGCCTCCAAGTGCAAAACGTGCTGAACATTTGCCACAGCTTCCTGAAGTCTTGCACAGCAGTGGAGCAGGCAGGCAGTAGCGTGTTTTCCCTGCAGAGTGCTTTGGGTACGGACAGCGGCTGTGCCGGTGACAGCTACGGGACAAACCTGTTGTCCGAGTGCTCAGCTGGCACACAGGCTAACAAAGCCTTGGCTGAGCACCACTCACATCCACCACAGGCTGTTCATCTGCACACCCCAGCAGGTGAGGCACAGAAACCACCACAAGACTCCTTAGACAGCAACTGCACAGAGCTTCCCTTTAAACAACCAAATTACTACTATAAACTACGCAACTTTTACAGCAAACAGTTCTATAAACAAAATGCTTGCTCTGATCACGAGAGAGGAGCAGAACCATCCTTTTCTTACAACACATCCACAGAAATAAACGCAGTGGAGAATAATTCCTGCACTGTCAATCACTCTGAGTGTATTCTGGAAACCTCTGATCATTTACCGTCAAACTTTCTGGTTCAGTCTGCAAGTGAAGCTGCTCCAGACCAAAATGCAGAGAGCACAGTTATGCAGCCCACCAGACAGATGCGCCTGAAAAAGGCAATACACCTCAAAAAGTTAAACTTTCTAAGATCTCAGAaatcagcagagcagctgcctgagcCCCAAAGAGGTGACAGTAGAATAACTGAAGTAATTGAACCTGTAAATGAAAGTACCACAGACACGACAGATGTTAGAGTTACTGatgaaaaagaagcagaagattCAGTGAATTCAGAGAATTTTGAACAAACTGTTGAAGTGGAAAGAGCTCAAGGTTCTTTGGAACAAGATGGACAATCACAGACTCTTCAGTCACAGAAACAATATACTTGTGAGTTATGTGGGAAGGCTTTCAAACATCCAAGCAATTTGGAGCTACATAAAAGGTCTCATACAG gTGAGAAACCTTTTGAATGTAACATTTGTGGGAAACACTTCTCACAG GCAGGAAATCTCCAGACACATTTACGTCGACATTCTGGTGAGAAGCCGTACATTTGTGAAATCTGTGGCAAAAG ATTTGCTGCCTCTGGTGATGTTCAGCGTCACATAATTATTCATTCTGGAGAAAAACCTCACCTGTGTGATATCTGTGGCAGAG GTTTCAGTAACTTCAGTAATTTAAAGGAGCACAAAAAGACCCATACAGCAGATAAAGTATTCACCTGTGATGAATGCGGGAAGTCTTTTAACATGCAACGGAAGCTGGTAAAGCACAGGATAAGGCACACTGGAGAGAGACCATACAGCTGCTCAGCCTGTG GGAAGTGTTTCGCAGGCTCCGGTGACCTGCGCAGGCACGTGAGGACGCACACGGGGGAGAAGCCCTACACGTGTGAGACGTGTCACAAGTGCTTCACGCGCTCGGCCGTGCTGCGGCGCCACAGGAAGATGCACTGCAAGGCCTCTGAGGAGGGGCCCAGCGCCCTCGAGGAGCTCACCCAAGGCATTGAGACCTCCGACCTCGACAAGTCCCAGAGTTCGGACTCCTTTGGCCCGGAAATGTCTGTCACATTGCTACCAGTGTCTGTTAAATTCCCCCTTCATCCAGCTGGAAACGCCGCTGAGTTTGACAGTGCGGCGGATTCTTACTGTAAGCTGCGCTCCATGATCCAGCACCACGACTCGGCAAACGCGGAGAAACTGGGCGTGGATGCTGCTAAGCTGCTGAAAGGCCAGCAGAGCCCGCCCCCGCCGTACGCCTACACGGACGTGGACGTGTCCTCAGCAGAGGAGCCCTTGCAGGCCGAGGGCATTCCCTTGATCCGCTCCTCCGTGGCCGGCCTGGACGGGCACTGCAGCGAGCCCCTGGGCAGCCGGGCCTCCTCCGCCGCCTACAAGGGCAACGAGGGCCCCTTCTTCTCCAGCATGACCCTCTGGGGCCTGGCCATGAAGACCTTGCAAAACGAGAGCGAACTGGAGCAGTGA